The following nucleotide sequence is from Paenibacillus odorifer.
CTGGGGGCAAAACAGCACATATGGGCGAGCTCATGAAAGATGAAGGATCGATTTACGCTAATGATCTGCATTTGCATAAAGCGAAATTGATCTCAGATCAAGCAGAACGTTTAGGTCTTGATTGTGTATCTACAGGTAGTGCAGACGCGCTGGAGCTGGAGCAAACGTTAGAGCATCAATCCTTTGATAGAATTCTTCTCGACGCACCTTGCTCTGGACTCGGCGTAATTCGCCGTAAGCCAGACCTCAAATGGCGTAAGCAGCCGGAAGATGTGGCTAGTGTAGCATCATTGCAGCGGGAGTTGCTGCAGTCGGTCTCTAAACTGTTGAAACCGGGTGGCATTCTGGTATATAGTACCTGTACGACTGAACAAGCGGAAAATAGTGAAGTAGTAGCTGACTTTTTGAAGCAGAATCCTGATTTCACCGCAGTGACCTTTGCTTCACCGTTGTGGGACAGGCTGGAGGGTACCGCGCTGGCTGAGGGTGATGGAATTCAACTGCTGCCCCATCATTATGGGAGCGACGGGTTCTATATTTCCAAGCTCCAGAGAGTCTTGTAATATAGCAAATTTTCTGACAATTGTAGTATCCTCCGCCCGCCGGGCTACCGTACGGCGGGCGTTTTCTTTTACCGTCTCTGAAATTTGTGTTAAAATAGGAAGAATGAGAAATAATACGCATATCCTTATGAAAGAACAGGTGTAGATAATAATGAAACCTTTAATATATGATTTTTCTTTAGAAGAGTTACAACAGTGGGCGAAAGACAATGGTGAGCCTGCTTTTCGTGGTGGACAAATTTTTGATTGGCTGTATGTAAAACGTGTGAATGACTTCGAAGCAATGAGCAATTTGTCCAAAGGGCTTCGCCAGAAGCTGAATGAACAATTCTCTATTGCAGCACTAACTGAAATTACTAAAATGGAATCTAAAGATGGAACTGTAAAATTCCTGTTTGGATTGCATGACGATCATGCTATCGAAACAGTTATCATGAAACATAATTATGGCAATAGCGTTTGCGTAACAACCCAAGTAGGATGCCGAATCGGCTGTACTTTCTGTGCTTCCACACTCGGTGGATTAAAACGGGATTTGACAGCGGGAGAAATTGTAGCTCAGGTTGTACGTTCCCAACAAATCCTGGATGCGCGCGGCGAACGTGTCAGCAGCATTGTTATCATGGGTACTGGTGAACCGTTTGAGAACTATGATGCAACAATGAGATTCCTGCGTCTTATGATTCATGAGAAGGGCTTAAATATCGGACAACGGCATATTACTGTTTCCACCAGCGGTATTGTACCGAGCATTTATAAATTTGCAGAAGAAGATACCCAGATTAATCTGGCGATTTCGATTCATGCGCCTAACGACGCCTTGCGTTCAAAGCTAATGCCTGTTAACCGCCGTTTTCCGTTTGATGATGTAATTGAATCATTGCGTTATTATCAAGCTAAGACGGGACGACGTGTCAGCTTTGAATATGCCTTGATCGGCGGGGTAAATGACCAACCGGAGCATGCTGAGGAATTGGCTGGGGTGCTTAAGAGCATGCTGTGCCACGTCAATTTGATTCCGGTAAACCATGTGCCTGAGCGAAAATATGTACGTACTTCACGCAATGATATCTTTGAGTTTCAACGTATTTTGGCTGATAACGGGGTGAATGTTACTATTCGCCGTGAGCAAGGCCATGATATCGCGGCCGCATGCGGACAGCTGCGTGCCAAACATATGGAGTTGGGGTGAGGATATTTGATCAGAACAGTTCATGCCAGCGATATTGGCCGAGTGCGCGCTGTCAATGAGGATTCGGTCTGGATCGGCGCGACGCGCCACGGTTATACACTCGGTATTATTGCCGATGGGATGGGTGGACATCAGGCTGGTGAAACCGCAAGCAGGCTCGCTTTGGAGACAATGAGGAATAACCTAGACGGGTTAGAGTCTGGCCTTCAAGACGAAGCTCTGCGTGATGCGTTGTCAGCTGCTATTTTGGAAGCTAACAGCACTGTGTTCAGGGAGGCTTCCGGTGACGATAAGTATCATAATATGGGTACTACTGTCGTTGCTGTTCTTTTGAATGGATCAAACGGATATATTGGCCATATCGGAGACAGCAGAGCCTATTTAATAAAAGACAGTGCGGCAGTTCAACTAACCGAGGATCATACGCTAGTCAATGAGCTGTTCAAGAACGGTCAGATCAGTGTGGAGGAATTGGATAATCATCCGCGTCGTAATGTGCTGACGAGGGCACTTGGAACAGATGCTGAGGTTGAAGTTGATATGGCGCCTATAGCTCTGCTACCTGGGGAAATTTTGCTTCTATGCAGCGATGGTTTAAGCAACTTTGTCACAAATGAGCATTTAGGCAAAGTAGCAGGTATACATGAGATATCGTTAGAGGAAAGAGCGGACCGTTTACTTCAGCTGGCACTGCTCGCCGGCGGTGGCGATAATATTAGCGTCGCTTTGTTAGAACATCATGGAGAGGCCGCTGTGCCCGAAACAAAGGAGTGGGATTGATGATCGGTCACGAATTGGGCGGCCGTTACCAAGTCATCGAACGGATCGGCGGAGGTGGAATGGCGCTCGTCTATAGAGCACATGACATTCTTTTAAACCGAAATGTCGCCATCAAAGTATTGCGCAATCAGTTTGTGCATGACGAGGAATTTATTCGCCGTTTTAGGCGTGAGGCGCAATCTGCCGCATCTTTGTCTCATCCGAATGTCGTCAGCATATACGATGTAGGACAAGAAGACGAAATTCATTACATTGTCATGGAGTATATTGAGGGTCAGAATCTTAATGAAATTATAAAAGAACGAGCGCCATTACAGGTTGATGAATCCGTACGGATCGCTTCACAAATCTGTGATGCCCTAGATCATGCGCATCAGAATCAAATTATTCATCGTGATATAAAACCACATAATATCCTGATCGGACGCAACGGCCGGGTGAAAGTAACCGACTTTGGGATTGCCCGCGCAGTTACGTCAACAACCATTACACAGACCGGTTCTGTGGTTGGTTCAGTACATTATTTCTCGCCAGAGCATGCCAAAGGTGTCTCTACAGGAGAAAAGTCTGACTTGTATTCATTAGGTATTGTACTTTATCAAATGCTTACCGGAAGCCTGCCCTTCTTGGGAGAGAGTCCGATTAGTGTAGCTTTAAAACATCTGCAAGAAGAGTTTGAAGAACCAAAACTTCTGAATCCACTCATTCCGCAAAGCGTTGAGAATGTAATTCTGAGATCAATGCGTAAAAATCCGGAAGAGCGGTACGACTCTGCCAAAGAAATGTTGCAGGATTTGGAAACATGCTTATTGCCGGAGCGCCGCAGTGAGGCGAAGATTCTGTTCAACGATGAAGAAGATGAGGATCGTACGCGGGTTATCCCGGCGATAAAACCGATTCAAAGAAGCAATGGTAATCGTAATCATCGTGAGGAACGGATGGTTCGTGATGAAGATGATGAACCGGTGCCTTCAAGCAAAGGTAAAAAACAATGGGCAAAACCCACATTATGGATTGGGCTTACCTTGCTGTTGCTGTTGGCTATGGCCAGTCTCGTATGGTACGTTAAATCACAGCTAGTTGTTCCTGAGGTTTCCGTTCCTTATGTAGTAGGTAAACAGATAGAACAAGCACAAACTGAGCTTGAGGATTTGGGGCTTGAGGTTGCTGATCCTATTCTGTATGACTACAGTCCGAATTTTGAAGAGAATGTGGTCATTAAGCAAAGTAGGGAAAAGGATGCCAAAGTGAAAAAAGGAGCGTCCCTAATACTCACTGTGAATACGGCTAAGCCACTACCTAAGATGCCAGATGTAGTTAACAAGAGCTTTGATGATGCGGTTAAAGCATTGATGGCGCTGGGTGTAGCCCAGGACCGGATTGATAATAAACCTCTCTATGACGAAAATACAGATGAAGGTCTCATTGTAAAATCTGACCCTGCATTAAATACAGAATTCGATCCTGAGACGGTTCAAATCACCCTTTACGTTAGTAAAGGAGAAGAAAGTGTACTGTTGCCAGATCTCATCGGTAAGACGGAGAGTGAGGCAAAGGCGCTGCTGGAAGGTGCCAAGCTTGTTCTTGGAGAAGTTAAACAAGAATCCAGCTTCAGCATTGAAGAAGGTAAAGTAACAAAGACTTGGGCATTTGATAAGGGGACAGGTACTTCTGTTCCACCTGGAACAGCGATTACGATTTACTTAAGTACAGGTTATCCACCTGAAGCCCTGAATTATACCTTTAATGTGCCAGTCGCTCCTGCTCAGGATGGGAAAAAGAGCAAGATTCGTATCGAATTCGTGGATGCGCGCAATAATGGAGAGAAGCAGGATTGGGGAACACGTACCATTGGAAAGAGCCAAGTGTTATCTGTGAATCTAGTATTGGCTCCTAATAAAGATGGTTCAGTTATTGTTACCCGTGACGGTGTACTTTTGGATACTTATGTAATTCCTTATATCGATGCTAAGAACGGAACCGTTCAGGAGCCTGAACCACCAGTTATAGCAACACCACAGCCAACTCCAACACCTTCTGCTGAACCTACGCCTACAATTGAACCTACGATTGAACCGGAGATCTTGCCAGGTTCAGGTTCAGAGAATGACGGAGGGAATAACGGGGCGGTGAATCAGACAGGGTTCGTAAACAATAGTTCTATAAATAGTGAATCGACTAATAATGGCAATAATAAGCACAACAATAAAGGCAAGGATAAATCTAAAGATAAAAACAACAACTAAACAGGGTTTAACCTGAACGGTTGGCGTAGCGAAATGACCCGGGGATATCAGACTTGGGTCATTTTCGCAAAATCAGGAGAGGAAGGCTCACTATGTATGCCTGAAGGTATAATTGTTAAGGCGTTAAGCGGTTATTATTATGTGAAACCGCTCCGCGAAGGATTAATTGCGACTGAAGAGCATTCTGTTCAATGCAGAGGCCGAGGAATTCTCAAGAAAAAAGGGATCGCTCCGCTAGTTGGAGATCGGGTTATTTATATACTTACTGAGCATGGAGAAGGAATGGTGGATGAACTTCTACCTAGAGAATCTGAACTGATTCGTCCACCTGTAGCGAATGTTAAGCTCGCAGTCCTTTTATTCTCCGTTCGAGAGCCCGATATGAACCTGAATCTGTTGGACAAGTTTCTAGTTCATATTGAGCATTCGGGTCTGGAACCCCTAATTGTTCTGACTAAACAGGATTTGGCGGATGATGATGGTGAAGCTACTCGTTATGTTAAAGAACTTTATGAGGATATCGGATATGAAGTGATGGTCACAAGTTCACTTACTGGTGCCGGAAGCGATGAGCTAAGACAACGGCTTACTGGTGGTATTAGCGTTTTTGCGGGTCAATCGGGGGTTGGTAAGTCCACCTTGTTGAATCGTATTGTTCCAGGGCTTAAACTGGAGACTGGAGAGATCAGTTTACGATTGGGACGTGGTCGCCATACGACCCGTCATGTGGAGCTGATGGATATTGGTGGTGGAGGTTTTGTTGCAGATACCCCAGGTTTTAGTCAGCTTGATTTCTTAGAGCTTGGTGTAGAAGAGCTGTCCACTTGTTTTCGTGAATTTGCTCAATATGCATCCGATTGTAAGTTCCGGGGCTGCAGTCATCAGCATGAACCAGGCTGCCGTGTAATAGAGGCTTGGAAAGCAGGGAAAATTGCGGATAGTCGCTATGATCATTACAAACTGTTTTTTAATGAAATGAAAGATAAAAAGCGGAGGTACTAACATCATGATACGAATAGCACCATCTTTATTGTCGGCGGATTTCGCGCGTTTAGGTCCAGAAGTAGCAGAGGCGGAAGCCAGTGGTGGAGATTGGATACATGTGGATGTAATGGACGGTCATTTTGTGCCGAATATCACATTGGGTCCACCTATTGTAAAAGCTGTATCGTTACATACCAAGCTGCCACTTGATGTTCACTTGATGATTGAGTCGCCAGAACGTTATATCCCTGATTTTGCTGCAGCAGGTGCAAGTGTGATCACCGTTCACGCTGAGGCATGCGTACATTTGCATCGTGTGGTTCATCAGATCAAGGAGCTGGGGCTGAAGGCAAGTGTAGCAATTAATCCGGGTACTCCGGCTTCAGCGGTGCGTGAGGTGCTGGAGGATGTGGATATGATTCTGGTGATGACCGTTAATCCAGGCTTTGGTGGTCAAGCATTCATTCCTAACACTTTGCGCAAAATCATTCAAATTCGAGAATGGGCGAATGAAGTGAATCCAGATTTATTGATCGAAGTAGATGGTGGAGTCTCGGAAGAGACAGCACCCTTAGTTGTGGCAGCTGGAG
It contains:
- the rpe gene encoding ribulose-phosphate 3-epimerase; translation: MIRIAPSLLSADFARLGPEVAEAEASGGDWIHVDVMDGHFVPNITLGPPIVKAVSLHTKLPLDVHLMIESPERYIPDFAAAGASVITVHAEACVHLHRVVHQIKELGLKASVAINPGTPASAVREVLEDVDMILVMTVNPGFGGQAFIPNTLRKIIQIREWANEVNPDLLIEVDGGVSEETAPLVVAAGADVLVAGNAVFGRSDRAAAIRGIREAAESALR
- the rlmN gene encoding 23S rRNA (adenine(2503)-C(2))-methyltransferase RlmN produces the protein MKPLIYDFSLEELQQWAKDNGEPAFRGGQIFDWLYVKRVNDFEAMSNLSKGLRQKLNEQFSIAALTEITKMESKDGTVKFLFGLHDDHAIETVIMKHNYGNSVCVTTQVGCRIGCTFCASTLGGLKRDLTAGEIVAQVVRSQQILDARGERVSSIVIMGTGEPFENYDATMRFLRLMIHEKGLNIGQRHITVSTSGIVPSIYKFAEEDTQINLAISIHAPNDALRSKLMPVNRRFPFDDVIESLRYYQAKTGRRVSFEYALIGGVNDQPEHAEELAGVLKSMLCHVNLIPVNHVPERKYVRTSRNDIFEFQRILADNGVNVTIRREQGHDIAAACGQLRAKHMELG
- a CDS encoding Stp1/IreP family PP2C-type Ser/Thr phosphatase; this encodes MIRTVHASDIGRVRAVNEDSVWIGATRHGYTLGIIADGMGGHQAGETASRLALETMRNNLDGLESGLQDEALRDALSAAILEANSTVFREASGDDKYHNMGTTVVAVLLNGSNGYIGHIGDSRAYLIKDSAAVQLTEDHTLVNELFKNGQISVEELDNHPRRNVLTRALGTDAEVEVDMAPIALLPGEILLLCSDGLSNFVTNEHLGKVAGIHEISLEERADRLLQLALLAGGGDNISVALLEHHGEAAVPETKEWD
- the pknB gene encoding Stk1 family PASTA domain-containing Ser/Thr kinase yields the protein MIGHELGGRYQVIERIGGGGMALVYRAHDILLNRNVAIKVLRNQFVHDEEFIRRFRREAQSAASLSHPNVVSIYDVGQEDEIHYIVMEYIEGQNLNEIIKERAPLQVDESVRIASQICDALDHAHQNQIIHRDIKPHNILIGRNGRVKVTDFGIARAVTSTTITQTGSVVGSVHYFSPEHAKGVSTGEKSDLYSLGIVLYQMLTGSLPFLGESPISVALKHLQEEFEEPKLLNPLIPQSVENVILRSMRKNPEERYDSAKEMLQDLETCLLPERRSEAKILFNDEEDEDRTRVIPAIKPIQRSNGNRNHREERMVRDEDDEPVPSSKGKKQWAKPTLWIGLTLLLLLAMASLVWYVKSQLVVPEVSVPYVVGKQIEQAQTELEDLGLEVADPILYDYSPNFEENVVIKQSREKDAKVKKGASLILTVNTAKPLPKMPDVVNKSFDDAVKALMALGVAQDRIDNKPLYDENTDEGLIVKSDPALNTEFDPETVQITLYVSKGEESVLLPDLIGKTESEAKALLEGAKLVLGEVKQESSFSIEEGKVTKTWAFDKGTGTSVPPGTAITIYLSTGYPPEALNYTFNVPVAPAQDGKKSKIRIEFVDARNNGEKQDWGTRTIGKSQVLSVNLVLAPNKDGSVIVTRDGVLLDTYVIPYIDAKNGTVQEPEPPVIATPQPTPTPSAEPTPTIEPTIEPEILPGSGSENDGGNNGAVNQTGFVNNSSINSESTNNGNNKHNNKGKDKSKDKNNN
- the rsgA gene encoding ribosome small subunit-dependent GTPase A, with amino-acid sequence MPEGIIVKALSGYYYVKPLREGLIATEEHSVQCRGRGILKKKGIAPLVGDRVIYILTEHGEGMVDELLPRESELIRPPVANVKLAVLLFSVREPDMNLNLLDKFLVHIEHSGLEPLIVLTKQDLADDDGEATRYVKELYEDIGYEVMVTSSLTGAGSDELRQRLTGGISVFAGQSGVGKSTLLNRIVPGLKLETGEISLRLGRGRHTTRHVELMDIGGGGFVADTPGFSQLDFLELGVEELSTCFREFAQYASDCKFRGCSHQHEPGCRVIEAWKAGKIADSRYDHYKLFFNEMKDKKRRY